One Ezakiella massiliensis genomic window, GTGTAAGCTGTAATTGCGATTGTCAAATCGTCACCGTCAAGTATCTCATCTCTAAAATAATTTGTCAGAGGAACTTCTGCTGTTGGAATTAGAAACAAATCGTCCTTGTTAACATGGTACATATCTTCTTCAAACTTTGGCAGCTGGCCTGTGCCCGTCATGGATTCGCGGTTGACCACAACTGGCAAATGCATTTCGTGATAGCCGTGCTTGTGTATGTGTAAATCCAACATAAAGGATGTGATGGCCCTAAGAAGTGTGGCGCCCTCTCCCCTAAAGATTGAAAATCTTGATCCAGAGATCTTGTTGGCCCTTTCAAAGTCCAAGTATTTTAAATCTGTGCCCAAATCCCAGTGGGCCTTTGGTTCGAAATCAAAGACGCGTGGGGTTCCAACCTTATACTCTTCCCTGTTTTCGCTATCATCAGTGCCAACTGGTACAGATTCGTGAGGTGTGTTTGGAATTTCAAGGAGGGTTTCTCTTAATTCTTTTTCAACTTGGCTTTGCCTTTCGTCCAAAACTTTAATTTCGTCGGATAATTTTCTCATGTCAACAAAGATTGCTTCTGTGTCCTTACCTTCTTTTTTGAGGCGGGGAATTTCCTTGGAAATTTTATTTTGTTCGCTCTTCATATCCTCAACTTTTGAGATGATGTCGCGTCTTTCTTCATCAAGTTTTAAGGCCTGGTCAAGAGGAAAAGTTCCCTTGCGTTTTTCTATGGCCTTTTTAACTTGGTCATAATCCATTCTGATTCTTTTAATATCAAGCATATTTATGTCCTTTCTTATCTAAGTATTTATCTTTTCAGCCGCAAATTGCTGCCAGTAAATTCAATGTTTTTTGAATTGCCAGTTATCCTGGAAAAAATCCTATCCGCATAGCGCTTGGACAAGTCCATAAGGCTGAGATTGGAATTTATAATAAACTTTTTGCCCACGCTGGTCCTGTAATTTATAATATCGTATAAATAACCAGCGTTCATGTTGTTGGCCTGCTCTGTGCCCAGGTCATCGATTATGAGGAGGTCACAGGTCTTTATCATCTGGTCTTTTTGGTCCATATAGTCCTTGTTGTCAGCGGAATTAAACTGCCTGTCCCTACAAAAATTCATAAGCTCAATGGCCGTTAGATACAAAACTGTAAAGCCCCTGTCCCTAACTTCACTTGCAATGCAGCCTGTCAAATAGGTTTTGCCAGTCCCGCTTGGCCCGTAGAAAAAGAGCGAATCCTCTTCGTTTTCAAAATTGGCAGCGTACTTTTTTGAGAGCTCATAAATCTTTTCCATATTGGCCCTGGGCGAAGATCCGTCCTTAGCCTGGTCGTCAAAGATTCCTATATCAAAGTTGGCAAAGTTATTATCCTTTATTATACCACCATTTTCCCCCAAATTGAAGTAAGCGTTTATAAGTTCTTTTTTGAGACACTGGCAGACTTTACCGTTCACATAGCCCCTGTCTTCGCAGAGGTCGCAATCAAACTGTGGCTTGTCTGCACCTTCTAATCCTAGGTCCTTTAAGAGCTTGTTCTTTTTATCTGTAATGGCCTCCATCTTATTTTCGTCGTAGACCCCTGTCAAGATTACCTCTTGGCTGGCCTCTATCATTTCATCTTCAATGGCTTGGAGGTCAGGGTGGGCTTGTAATATTTTTCTATAATTTTCACTGGCCTGATTTAATTTTTTTTGTCTTTTTACATTAAAGAGGGATTCAACTTGATTTCTAATATCCATTATAAATCACCCTTCCATCCCAAGAGCGCTTTGAGGTCGTCGTCATCGTAGTCATCAGTTTGCCTAGAGCTATCGTAGTCAAAGCTACCTGGTTTTTTATTTTCATAGGACTTGG contains:
- the serS gene encoding serine--tRNA ligase; translated protein: MLDIKRIRMDYDQVKKAIEKRKGTFPLDQALKLDEERRDIISKVEDMKSEQNKISKEIPRLKKEGKDTEAIFVDMRKLSDEIKVLDERQSQVEKELRETLLEIPNTPHESVPVGTDDSENREEYKVGTPRVFDFEPKAHWDLGTDLKYLDFERANKISGSRFSIFRGEGATLLRAITSFMLDLHIHKHGYHEMHLPVVVNRESMTGTGQLPKFEEDMYHVNKDDLFLIPTAEVPLTNYFRDEILDGDDLTIAITAYTPCFRREAGSAGRDTRGLIRNHQFDKVELVKFTKPEDSYEELEKLRNDAEEVLKLLNLPYRVVTLCSGDLGFSAAKTFDIEVWMPSYGRYVEISSCSNFEDYQARRSNIKFRREAGGKPEFVHTLNGSGLAVGRCYAAVIENFQNADGTIEIPDVLKPYMNHQF
- a CDS encoding ATP-binding protein, with translation MDIRNQVESLFNVKRQKKLNQASENYRKILQAHPDLQAIEDEMIEASQEVILTGVYDENKMEAITDKKNKLLKDLGLEGADKPQFDCDLCEDRGYVNGKVCQCLKKELINAYFNLGENGGIIKDNNFANFDIGIFDDQAKDGSSPRANMEKIYELSKKYAANFENEEDSLFFYGPSGTGKTYLTGCIASEVRDRGFTVLYLTAIELMNFCRDRQFNSADNKDYMDQKDQMIKTCDLLIIDDLGTEQANNMNAGYLYDIINYRTSVGKKFIINSNLSLMDLSKRYADRIFSRITGNSKNIEFTGSNLRLKR